A part of Candidatus Syntrophosphaera sp. genomic DNA contains:
- a CDS encoding nucleotide sugar dehydrogenase: protein MLNVSLAPDGKEYKIPTEEENAQEREILKRITEEQRKLGRKIVAVQGLGFVGCVMATVVADATDKDGNPYYYVHGHQRASKRSFWKVPVINSGVPPVSSSDPEVPQIFHRTVVQKQNFRATSEDSVYSLVDIVVVDIQLDATKPSFGEAEKGFCDLLAFREGIRMLGQHIRPDCLVLVETTVPPGTCEKVVKPILEEEFTKRGIDITSNPPLVAHSYERVMPGAKYVASIRDFWRVFSGVNQKSIDLCREFLTNVLDVENYPLTQLENTNASELAKTMENTYRAVNIALTLEWARFAEQVGVDIFKVREAIRKRKGTHDNLLRPSLGVGGYCLTKDPVLANWAMQTLFGLEGTLDMAIRSVNINDTMPLHTIEIIKREFESLRDLKIAVLGVSYLENVGDTRHSPSKTLVEFLRKEFAIALTHDPYVESWPELEDSNVESELDAVLPAAQVVIFAVGHDQYKGLSPAEVVAMCGTKPLIVDCSNFLSDAVIAEYKKLGCKVRGVGKGHIVD, encoded by the coding sequence ATGCTGAATGTATCGCTAGCCCCCGACGGAAAAGAATATAAAATACCCACCGAAGAAGAGAACGCCCAGGAACGCGAGATCCTGAAGCGCATCACAGAAGAGCAGCGCAAGCTGGGCCGCAAGATCGTGGCCGTGCAGGGCCTGGGCTTCGTGGGCTGCGTGATGGCCACCGTTGTGGCCGACGCCACCGACAAGGATGGAAACCCGTATTACTACGTGCACGGGCACCAGCGTGCCTCCAAACGCTCGTTCTGGAAGGTTCCGGTCATCAATTCCGGAGTGCCGCCGGTCAGTTCCTCCGATCCCGAGGTTCCCCAGATCTTCCACCGCACCGTGGTGCAGAAACAGAATTTCCGCGCCACCAGCGAGGATTCGGTCTACAGCCTGGTGGACATCGTGGTGGTGGACATCCAGCTGGACGCCACAAAACCCTCATTCGGCGAAGCGGAAAAGGGCTTTTGCGACCTCCTGGCCTTCCGCGAGGGGATCCGCATGCTGGGCCAGCACATCCGTCCCGACTGCCTGGTCCTGGTGGAAACCACAGTTCCTCCGGGAACTTGCGAGAAAGTGGTCAAACCCATACTGGAAGAGGAATTCACCAAGCGCGGGATCGACATCACCAGCAATCCGCCTTTGGTGGCGCATTCCTACGAGCGCGTGATGCCCGGGGCCAAATACGTGGCTTCCATCCGGGATTTCTGGCGCGTCTTTTCCGGCGTGAACCAAAAGAGCATCGACCTCTGCCGCGAATTCCTGACCAACGTTCTGGACGTGGAGAATTATCCCCTCACGCAATTGGAAAACACCAACGCCTCGGAACTGGCCAAGACCATGGAAAACACCTACCGAGCCGTGAATATCGCCCTGACCCTGGAATGGGCAAGGTTCGCGGAGCAGGTCGGGGTGGACATCTTCAAGGTGCGGGAGGCGATCCGCAAACGCAAAGGCACGCACGACAATCTCTTGCGCCCCAGCCTGGGGGTTGGCGGCTACTGCCTCACCAAGGATCCCGTGCTGGCCAATTGGGCGATGCAGACCCTCTTTGGCCTCGAAGGGACGCTGGACATGGCCATCCGCTCCGTCAACATCAACGACACCATGCCCCTGCACACGATCGAGATCATCAAGCGGGAATTCGAATCCCTGCGCGACCTCAAGATCGCGGTTTTGGGCGTGTCCTACCTGGAAAACGTAGGCGACACGCGCCATTCGCCGTCCAAGACCCTGGTCGAGTTCCTGCGCAAGGAATTCGCCATCGCCCTCACCCACGATCCCTACGTGGAATCCTGGCCCGAACTTGAGGATTCCAATGTGGAAAGCGAACTGGATGCCGTTTTGCCCGCAGCGCAGGTGGTCATCTTCGCCGTGGGGCACGACCAGTATAAAGGCCTGTCACCGGCGGAGGTTGTGGCCATGTGCGGGACCAAGCCTTTGATCGTGGATTGCTCGAACTTCCTGTCCGACGCCGTGATCGCGGAGTATAAAAAGCTCGGCTGCAAAGTGCGCGGAGTGGGGAAGGGCCACATAGTGGACTAA
- a CDS encoding acyl-CoA thioesterase: MKFEFRKRIYGFECDVYGHLNNANYLQLLESARAEAMIQMGMSVLRMRELDLQVFIRRFELDYIKAVEHEDVITIRSWFDDMNRVKGLWTQQIYNSAGELCFEARMVGVFASQGKARRLPLEVYELFLSFREQVATLANE; this comes from the coding sequence ATGAAATTTGAATTTCGCAAAAGGATCTACGGCTTTGAGTGTGATGTCTACGGGCACCTGAACAACGCCAATTACCTGCAGTTGCTGGAAAGCGCGCGGGCGGAGGCGATGATACAGATGGGCATGTCCGTTTTGCGCATGCGGGAACTTGACCTCCAGGTCTTCATCCGCAGGTTTGAGCTGGATTACATCAAGGCCGTAGAACATGAGGACGTGATCACGATCAGGAGCTGGTTTGACGACATGAACCGCGTCAAGGGCCTTTGGACCCAGCAGATCTACAACTCCGCCGGCGAGCTTTGCTTCGAGGCCCGGATGGTGGGGGTTTTCGCCAGCCAGGGCAAGGCCCGGCGCCTGCCGCTGGAAGTCTATGAGCTGTTCCTGAGCTTCCGCGAGCAGGTTGCTACCCTGGCAAACGAATAG
- a CDS encoding YfhO family protein codes for MNPYMSTMEYSHYTMRGGSAGLETSYAQGWSFHPLEILTLIIPDFYGGVSPTYWGYMPFTQIYNYFGLVVLAFGIIALLGKKHRRMAIFLSISSFLFLLMSFGSFAPALSDLLLKYLPYFNKFRVPSMILTMVQVNAVILAALGLDTVLHYSEKEDKRWSKGLFKAFWICGAVFLLWLVAAKSLFGGLNFTNAGELAQLEQYNAMSRLAEFKSQRLGMLYTSGILSLLFLTVSMGLAWLKSSKKLPKLAFILLLTVIVFADLYVYTGKHLKSENLKARQEHLDRFAIQDYDEYLLADKDNYRVYPVDTNILTHRQLPKPAGEWAYHHQTVLGYSAAKLKRYDDLLKVLQDSAQGPGEWRRYLIGVFSPPQGEMPEEKATPIMDMLAVKYLLHPERLPYDSLLTKIRPVYDSYRGVSVYRNETALPRAWFVDSVQMVEPADSILALLRSESFAPRRLAYVENDVGNVTAPDSAWVKQTKAEMHELSYDLYTDKPAFLVLSEVYYPAGWKALLDGEEIPIHPANYVLRGLQIPAGEHKLELVFTPDSYKKSVTLSLIGLLVSLLALAGGLLLKYRKTKAEPLGQHNQETTPGNQ; via the coding sequence CTGAATCCCTATATGAGCACCATGGAATACAGCCACTACACGATGCGCGGAGGCTCCGCCGGCTTGGAGACAAGCTACGCCCAAGGCTGGAGCTTCCATCCTTTGGAGATCCTGACCCTGATCATCCCGGATTTCTATGGCGGGGTCAGCCCCACCTACTGGGGCTACATGCCTTTCACCCAGATCTACAACTATTTCGGGCTGGTGGTCCTGGCCTTCGGGATCATTGCCCTGCTGGGCAAGAAACACCGCCGGATGGCGATCTTTCTGTCCATCTCCTCCTTCCTCTTTCTGCTCATGTCCTTTGGCAGCTTTGCTCCCGCCCTGAGCGACCTGCTGCTCAAATACCTGCCCTATTTCAACAAATTCCGCGTGCCTTCCATGATCCTCACCATGGTGCAGGTCAACGCCGTGATCCTCGCCGCGTTGGGACTGGACACGGTCCTGCACTATTCCGAAAAAGAGGATAAACGCTGGAGCAAAGGGCTGTTCAAGGCTTTCTGGATCTGCGGGGCGGTGTTCCTGCTTTGGCTGGTGGCCGCCAAATCGCTCTTCGGAGGCCTGAATTTCACCAACGCCGGCGAACTGGCCCAGCTTGAGCAATACAACGCCATGTCCCGCCTGGCGGAGTTTAAGTCCCAGCGCCTGGGAATGCTCTATACAAGCGGTATCCTCAGCCTGCTCTTCCTCACCGTGAGCATGGGCCTGGCCTGGCTGAAGAGCAGCAAGAAACTTCCCAAGCTGGCTTTTATCCTGCTCCTGACTGTGATCGTCTTCGCCGATCTCTATGTCTACACCGGAAAACACCTGAAGAGCGAAAACCTCAAGGCCCGCCAGGAACATCTGGACCGCTTTGCCATCCAAGACTACGACGAATACCTGCTGGCGGACAAGGATAACTACCGCGTCTATCCGGTCGACACCAACATCCTCACCCATAGGCAGTTACCAAAGCCCGCGGGAGAATGGGCCTACCACCATCAAACCGTATTGGGCTATTCCGCGGCCAAGCTGAAACGCTATGACGACCTGCTCAAGGTGCTGCAGGACAGCGCGCAAGGCCCCGGAGAGTGGCGTCGCTACCTGATCGGCGTATTTTCCCCCCCCCAGGGAGAAATGCCGGAAGAGAAGGCCACACCTATCATGGACATGCTGGCCGTGAAATATCTGCTCCATCCCGAACGGCTCCCCTACGATTCGCTGCTGACCAAGATCAGGCCAGTGTATGACAGCTACCGGGGAGTGTCGGTCTACCGGAATGAAACCGCCTTGCCGCGGGCCTGGTTCGTGGATTCCGTCCAGATGGTGGAACCTGCGGATTCGATCCTGGCCCTGCTGCGCTCCGAAAGTTTCGCTCCCCGCCGCCTGGCCTACGTGGAAAACGATGTAGGCAACGTGACGGCGCCTGATTCCGCCTGGGTGAAGCAGACCAAGGCCGAAATGCATGAATTGTCCTACGATCTTTACACGGACAAGCCGGCCTTCCTGGTGCTGAGCGAGGTTTATTATCCCGCCGGCTGGAAAGCCCTGCTGGACGGGGAGGAAATACCCATTCATCCTGCCAACTACGTCCTGCGGGGACTGCAAATTCCAGCCGGTGAGCACAAGTTGGAGCTGGTCTTTACCCCTGATTCCTACAAGAAGAGCGTCACGCTCAGCCTGATCGGCCTGCTGGTGAGCCTGCTGGCCTTGGCCGGCGGATTGCTGCTCAAATACCGCAAAACCAAGGCGGAACCTCTTGGACAGCACAACCAGGAAACAACTCCGGGAAACCAATGA
- the mtnA gene encoding S-methyl-5-thioribose-1-phosphate isomerase has protein sequence MIINNQEYRSVWWEHARLRLIDQNKLPFEFAVAEFTDHRKVAEAIRDMTVRGAPAIGAAGAFGLALAAQNAPEEKFRAHLRQAHDLLVSTRPTAVDLLNGVNYVYEQTIRFIPDVPHARQVSILAANEFAGRSAEDCRLIGVVGNQVVPQRARILTHCNAGALATVDWGTALAVIRAAHRGGKEIFVYVSETRPRFQGARLTAFELEQEGIPHAIIADSAAGYYFWKREIDLVLTGADRVCLNGDIANKIGTYDKAILANHHRIPFYVAAPLSTFDFGCNHGTDIPIEFRSEEELRVYDGVRTANPGSPALNPSFDITPTGFISGIITHKGVFSPREAAQKVQG, from the coding sequence ATGATCATCAACAACCAGGAATACCGGAGCGTGTGGTGGGAGCACGCACGCCTGCGCCTGATCGACCAGAACAAGCTGCCCTTTGAATTTGCCGTGGCGGAATTCACCGACCACCGCAAGGTGGCGGAGGCGATCCGCGACATGACGGTGCGTGGTGCCCCGGCCATTGGGGCGGCGGGCGCTTTTGGCCTGGCTCTGGCCGCCCAGAATGCCCCGGAGGAAAAGTTCCGGGCCCACCTGCGCCAGGCCCATGACCTGCTGGTTTCCACACGTCCCACCGCGGTCGATCTGCTCAACGGGGTGAATTACGTCTATGAGCAGACGATCAGGTTCATCCCGGACGTTCCTCATGCCCGTCAGGTTTCGATCCTGGCTGCCAATGAATTTGCCGGGCGCAGCGCCGAAGACTGCCGCCTGATCGGGGTTGTGGGCAACCAGGTCGTGCCTCAAAGAGCCCGCATTCTCACGCATTGCAATGCCGGAGCTTTGGCCACGGTGGATTGGGGCACCGCCCTGGCCGTGATCCGCGCGGCCCATCGGGGCGGCAAGGAGATCTTCGTCTATGTGAGCGAAACCCGGCCCCGTTTCCAGGGCGCCCGCCTGACCGCTTTCGAGCTGGAGCAGGAAGGGATCCCGCACGCCATTATTGCCGACAGCGCGGCTGGCTATTATTTCTGGAAAAGGGAGATCGATCTGGTGCTCACGGGGGCGGACAGGGTCTGCCTCAACGGCGACATCGCCAACAAGATCGGCACCTACGACAAAGCCATCCTGGCCAACCACCACAGAATACCTTTCTACGTCGCCGCGCCGCTTTCCACCTTCGATTTCGGCTGCAACCACGGGACCGACATCCCCATCGAATTCCGCTCCGAGGAGGAACTGAGAGTTTATGACGGAGTGCGGACCGCCAATCCAGGCTCTCCGGCCCTCAATCCCTCCTTCGACATCACCCCGACCGGCTTCATCAGCGGGATCATCACCCACAAGGGCGTCTTCAGCCCGCGCGAGGCCGCCCAAAAGGTGCAGGGTTGA
- a CDS encoding amidohydrolase family protein → MAAAKKIDVLIRGGTILCLDEALSTLEDHDIAISGGRILEIVPSDSALYEAAKAIDATDCIVMPGLINAHTHLPMTYFRGLADDLPLMTWLKDYIWPLEARLLDREFIRSASLHGASEMIKNGITQIHDMYFDLGAIAEACTQAGLRGIIGEAVIDSDNGSAPPPGSKVLELRQRYKGNPLVDFNLAPHSIYACSRDTLLKCAQAASDLGVFLHMHLSETEHEVRDCQREHGKRPVFYLKEIGILELPAIYAHGVWVDAEEIELLAEHPASIAICSESNLKLASGILPLKGYLDAGVNVCFATDGVASNNNLDLLAEMDVTAKLHKAVNNDPSFLPAARVLQMATLDAAKALGVGDRRGSLETGKDADICILTLAALECQPLYNPYSHVIYTLGSRHVRDVMIAGELVLEGGRLTRVDEAELISVAKTYRAKILRELKK, encoded by the coding sequence ATGGCCGCTGCGAAAAAGATCGACGTTCTGATCAGGGGCGGGACCATCCTCTGCCTGGATGAGGCCTTAAGCACCCTGGAAGATCATGATATCGCCATCTCCGGGGGCAGGATCCTGGAGATCGTGCCCAGCGACAGCGCTTTGTATGAAGCAGCCAAGGCCATCGACGCCACGGACTGCATCGTGATGCCCGGCTTGATCAACGCCCACACCCACCTGCCGATGACCTATTTTCGCGGCCTGGCCGACGACCTGCCCCTGATGACCTGGCTAAAGGATTACATCTGGCCGCTGGAAGCCAGGCTCCTGGACCGGGAGTTCATTCGCAGCGCCTCACTGCATGGGGCCTCTGAGATGATCAAAAACGGCATCACCCAGATCCATGACATGTATTTTGACCTGGGCGCCATTGCTGAAGCCTGCACCCAAGCTGGTTTACGAGGCATCATCGGGGAAGCGGTGATCGATTCTGACAACGGTTCAGCGCCCCCTCCGGGCAGCAAGGTCCTCGAACTGCGCCAGCGCTACAAGGGCAATCCCCTGGTTGATTTCAACCTCGCGCCCCATTCCATCTACGCCTGTTCGCGCGACACCCTGCTCAAATGCGCCCAGGCCGCCTCAGATCTGGGGGTTTTTCTGCACATGCATCTTTCCGAAACCGAGCACGAAGTGCGCGACTGCCAGCGCGAGCATGGCAAACGACCGGTTTTTTACCTTAAGGAAATTGGCATTCTGGAACTGCCGGCCATTTATGCCCACGGGGTTTGGGTCGACGCGGAGGAGATCGAGCTCCTGGCCGAGCATCCGGCTTCGATCGCCATCTGCAGCGAAAGCAATCTCAAGCTCGCCTCCGGGATCCTGCCCCTGAAAGGCTATCTGGACGCGGGCGTGAACGTTTGCTTCGCCACGGACGGAGTGGCCAGCAACAACAACCTGGACCTGCTGGCTGAAATGGATGTCACCGCCAAGCTGCACAAGGCCGTAAACAACGATCCCTCCTTCCTTCCGGCCGCCAGGGTGCTGCAAATGGCCACCCTCGATGCCGCCAAAGCGCTCGGCGTGGGGGATAGGCGGGGCTCACTGGAAACCGGAAAGGATGCCGATATCTGCATTTTGACGCTCGCTGCGCTGGAGTGCCAGCCCCTCTACAATCCTTATTCCCACGTGATCTACACTCTCGGCTCGCGCCATGTGAGGGACGTGATGATAGCCGGGGAACTTGTTTTGGAAGGGGGCCGGCTGACCAGGGTGGATGAAGCCGAGTTGATCTCGGTCGCGAAAACCTATCGGGCCAAAATCCTCCGGGAGCTCAAAAAATGA
- the smpB gene encoding SsrA-binding protein SmpB, translated as MSSIKNRRALHDYFVIQKFEAGIALVGSEIKSIRAGKVNFRDSYARIDDGECWLVNLHISPWEKASHFNHDPSRKRKLLLHKHEIRRLRVKTEEQGMTIVPLEISIDDRGFCKVVIALVKGKKTYDKRETLQKKDLERDKEREGR; from the coding sequence ATGAGCTCGATCAAGAACCGCCGCGCCCTGCACGACTATTTCGTGATCCAGAAATTCGAGGCGGGAATCGCCCTGGTGGGCAGCGAGATCAAGTCCATCCGCGCCGGCAAGGTCAATTTTCGTGATAGTTACGCCCGGATCGATGACGGGGAATGCTGGCTGGTCAATCTGCACATCAGCCCCTGGGAAAAAGCCTCCCACTTCAACCACGATCCCAGCCGCAAACGCAAGCTGCTCCTGCATAAGCACGAGATCCGCCGCCTGAGGGTGAAAACCGAGGAACAGGGCATGACCATCGTTCCTCTGGAGATCAGTATCGATGATAGGGGATTCTGCAAAGTCGTCATCGCCCTCGTGAAGGGCAAAAAGACTTATGACAAGCGGGAAACCCTGCAAAAGAAAGACCTCGAACGGGACAAGGAACGCGAAGGCCGCTAA
- a CDS encoding BamA/TamA family outer membrane protein produces MKGWLAALLALLLGMACQALIVEKISLEANFPLDREQLLQAAGLRTGEEYDPAAVNASIAAMQSLLQARGHPFVRIPLPELIPLSSTGMELSFRLEELVPADGAALRFSGLRYFTEAKLRELLLLADGQRVAISELPALMDRILDQYHRRGYLFASVRLDSLALEEGFSAWLGISEGRPLRPENYYFQGNTYTRDNTLVKLAGLSQAGVITPALLRTAEENILRKSYINACRVEPLDPSSILIQIEEGKMTYLEGVLGFTQLRDKTELTGLINLQFLNLWGSDRSLGLNWRQNPFSSLLQLNYHESGPTSFPLSADLSLSRVVQDSTWIRSSLATDIYSYGTSQKYGLELALEGIAPGTRRPIQVENSARRSIGVFWRLDTRDQLLNPSRGAQTNLTYRVRFSDTDERWTNALEASHTHYLGLSQRWTFALGLHLRSLADSTAADYSLYRLGGYNSLRGFREEEFSSWRLGWTNLELRYLINPGSRIYLFYDHGILALSKNKLRSDLFAPGLGIKVRTRLGILSIEYGLGHRENGFADLGAGMVHAGLDTSF; encoded by the coding sequence ATGAAAGGCTGGCTGGCCGCTCTGCTGGCATTGCTTCTGGGAATGGCCTGCCAGGCCTTGATCGTCGAGAAGATCAGCCTGGAGGCCAATTTTCCCCTGGACAGGGAGCAATTACTTCAAGCGGCAGGTTTGCGGACCGGCGAGGAATACGACCCGGCCGCGGTGAACGCCTCCATAGCGGCGATGCAGAGCTTGCTGCAGGCCCGGGGCCATCCCTTTGTGCGCATACCCCTGCCGGAACTGATCCCGCTATCCTCCACGGGAATGGAACTCTCCTTCCGCCTCGAGGAGCTTGTGCCCGCAGACGGGGCCGCGCTGCGTTTCTCCGGCCTGCGCTATTTCACCGAGGCCAAGCTGCGCGAACTGCTTCTGCTGGCAGACGGACAGCGGGTCGCGATTTCCGAACTCCCCGCCTTGATGGACCGGATCCTGGACCAATATCACCGGCGGGGCTATCTCTTTGCCTCGGTCCGGCTCGATTCCCTGGCCCTGGAGGAGGGATTTTCCGCCTGGCTCGGGATCAGCGAAGGCCGCCCCCTGCGGCCGGAAAACTACTATTTCCAGGGCAACACCTACACCCGCGACAATACCCTGGTCAAGCTGGCCGGACTCAGCCAGGCCGGCGTGATCACCCCCGCCCTGCTCCGGACCGCGGAGGAGAACATCCTGCGCAAGAGCTATATCAACGCCTGCCGGGTCGAGCCGCTCGATCCCTCCAGCATCCTGATCCAGATCGAAGAAGGAAAGATGACCTATCTGGAAGGAGTGCTCGGCTTTACTCAACTGAGGGATAAAACCGAGCTGACCGGACTGATCAACCTGCAGTTCCTGAACCTCTGGGGCAGCGACCGCTCCCTTGGCCTTAATTGGCGCCAGAATCCCTTCAGCAGCCTGCTCCAGCTCAACTATCACGAGTCCGGTCCCACTTCTTTCCCGCTCTCGGCCGATCTTTCCCTCAGCCGCGTCGTCCAGGATTCCACCTGGATCAGGTCTTCCCTGGCTACCGACATCTATTCCTACGGGACCAGCCAAAAATACGGGCTGGAACTTGCCCTGGAGGGGATCGCACCCGGAACACGACGACCGATCCAAGTGGAAAATTCAGCCAGACGCAGCATCGGGGTTTTCTGGCGACTGGATACCCGCGACCAACTGCTGAATCCCAGCCGGGGAGCGCAAACCAACCTCACCTATCGCGTTCGGTTTTCCGACACGGACGAGCGTTGGACAAATGCGTTGGAAGCCAGCCACACCCATTATCTGGGCCTCAGCCAGCGCTGGACCTTTGCCCTGGGCCTGCATCTGCGCAGTCTCGCTGACAGCACCGCTGCTGATTATTCTCTCTACCGCCTGGGCGGATACAATTCCTTGCGCGGCTTCCGGGAGGAGGAGTTCTCCAGCTGGCGTTTGGGATGGACAAACCTGGAACTGCGCTACCTGATCAATCCCGGTTCCAGGATCTACCTGTTTTACGACCACGGCATCCTGGCCTTATCCAAGAATAAACTACGGAGCGATCTCTTTGCCCCGGGTCTGGGGATCAAGGTCCGAACCCGCCTGGGGATCCTGAGTATTGAGTACGGCTTGGGACACAGGGAAAACGGCTTTGCCGATCTGGGGGCTGGAATGGTCCATGCCGGGCTCGACACCAGTTTCTGA
- the lepA gene encoding translation elongation factor 4 yields the protein MKQDLIRNFCIIAHIDHGKSTLADRFLETTHVVGKVDMAQVLDSMDLEREKGITIKSHAIRMIHNYQGQDYILNLIDTPGHVDFSYEVSRALASCEGAILLVDASQGIEAQTMSNLYLALENNLEVLPALNKIDLPKADVDGTQHDLKEILGCAEEDILKVSAKAGTGISELLDAVVERLPHPQGDPDAPPKALIFDSYFDMYRGVVVLVRLFDGSLHKGDRIKLFATEREYDIEEIGHLGLKFSPQKELTVGEAGYIIANIKEVADARVGDTITLAKGGCAESLPGFMEPKPMVYSGIFPINGEDYENLVDSIAKLKLNDASLVYEKENSAALGYGFRCGFLGMLHLEIVKERLLREYNIPIIATTPSVRFLIKLKSGAELEVHNPIDFPDPTFIESIEEPYMDTEIIVPTDYIGNIMKLAQERRGIQKNIQYIDEKRVSLHYEMPLIEIIFDFYDKLKTVSRGYASLDYAFKDFRVSRVAKVDILINGEKVDAMSFICHQDKAHNWGKSVTDTLAEVIPRHLFKIALQAAIGGTIIARSTINPMRKDVLAKCYGGDVSRKRKLLDKQKEGKKKMKEIGSVNVPQEAFLAVLKADRG from the coding sequence ATGAAACAGGACCTGATACGCAACTTCTGCATCATCGCCCATATCGACCATGGCAAATCCACGCTGGCGGACCGCTTTCTGGAAACCACCCACGTGGTGGGCAAGGTGGATATGGCGCAGGTGTTGGACAGCATGGACCTCGAGCGGGAAAAGGGGATCACGATCAAGAGCCACGCCATCCGGATGATCCACAACTATCAGGGCCAGGACTACATCCTCAATCTGATCGATACACCTGGGCATGTGGATTTTTCCTATGAGGTGAGCCGCGCGCTGGCTTCCTGCGAAGGCGCCATACTTCTGGTTGACGCTTCCCAGGGCATCGAGGCCCAGACCATGAGCAACCTTTATCTGGCTTTGGAAAACAACCTGGAAGTACTCCCTGCGCTGAACAAGATCGACCTGCCCAAGGCGGACGTCGATGGCACGCAGCACGATCTTAAAGAGATCCTGGGCTGCGCGGAAGAGGACATCCTGAAGGTGAGCGCCAAGGCGGGAACGGGGATCTCGGAGCTGCTGGACGCCGTAGTGGAAAGGCTTCCCCATCCCCAGGGCGATCCGGACGCCCCGCCCAAGGCCCTGATCTTCGACAGCTATTTCGACATGTACCGCGGAGTGGTGGTATTGGTGCGCCTGTTCGACGGATCGCTGCACAAGGGCGACCGGATCAAGCTCTTCGCCACGGAACGGGAGTACGACATCGAGGAGATCGGCCACCTGGGGCTGAAATTTTCGCCACAGAAGGAACTGACGGTGGGTGAAGCAGGCTACATTATCGCCAACATCAAGGAGGTGGCGGACGCCCGGGTGGGCGACACGATCACCCTGGCCAAAGGCGGCTGCGCGGAGTCCCTGCCGGGCTTCATGGAGCCGAAGCCGATGGTCTATTCCGGCATCTTCCCCATCAACGGCGAGGACTATGAAAACCTGGTGGATTCGATCGCCAAGCTCAAGCTCAACGACGCCTCCCTGGTCTATGAAAAGGAAAATTCCGCCGCCCTCGGCTATGGCTTCCGCTGTGGATTTTTGGGGATGCTGCACCTGGAGATCGTGAAGGAGCGCCTGCTGCGGGAATACAACATCCCCATCATCGCCACCACGCCAAGCGTCCGCTTCCTGATCAAGCTCAAGAGCGGCGCCGAACTGGAAGTGCACAACCCCATCGATTTTCCCGATCCCACCTTCATCGAAAGCATAGAAGAGCCCTACATGGACACCGAGATCATCGTGCCCACGGACTACATCGGCAACATCATGAAGCTGGCCCAGGAACGCCGGGGCATCCAGAAAAACATCCAGTACATCGATGAGAAGCGGGTGTCGCTGCATTATGAAATGCCCCTGATCGAGATCATCTTCGACTTTTACGACAAACTCAAGACCGTCAGCCGCGGCTACGCCTCGCTGGATTACGCTTTCAAGGATTTCCGCGTCTCCCGCGTGGCCAAGGTGGACATCCTGATCAACGGCGAAAAGGTGGACGCCATGAGCTTCATCTGCCATCAGGACAAAGCCCACAACTGGGGCAAAAGCGTCACTGACACCCTGGCTGAGGTGATCCCCCGCCACCTGTTCAAGATCGCCCTCCAGGCAGCCATCGGGGGCACGATCATCGCCCGGAGCACGATCAATCCGATGCGCAAGGACGTTTTAGCCAAGTGCTACGGCGGGGACGTGAGCCGCAAGCGCAAGCTGCTGGACAAGCAGAAGGAAGGCAAAAAGAAGATGAAGGAGATCGGCTCCGTCAACGTGCCCCAGGAGGCCTTCCTGGCCGTGCTGAAGGCGGACCGGGGTTAG